A genomic window from Salvia miltiorrhiza cultivar Shanhuang (shh) chromosome 5, IMPLAD_Smil_shh, whole genome shotgun sequence includes:
- the LOC130986979 gene encoding uncharacterized protein LOC130986979: MDPLNKDPEIEPYFTPAHASELVPMNFTPSERVWCENHGLYPNYSCEVPSDDLLVTIKYKINNSSKPRSPKEQPHPKVDKLVLGKRKIRATQRVLERPEDEEAFERLIELADTQTTEKTKGKKSTPRKHVPPHQGHEVGAGTNKRG, translated from the exons ATGGATCCCCTGAACAAAGACCCTGAAATTGAGCCCTATTTTACCCCTGCTCATGCTTCGGAATTG GTACCGATGAATTTCACCCCATCCGAGAGGGTTTGGTGTGAAAACCACGGATTGTACCCCAACTACAGTTGCGAGGTGCCGAGTGATGATTTGCTTGTCACCATCAAATACAAAATCAACAATTCTTCCAAACCAAGATCACCCAAAGAACAACCACATCCAAAAGTGGATAAGTTAGTGCTTGGGAAAAGGAAGATCAGAGCTACACAGCGGGTGCTTGAAAGGCCCGAAGACGAGGAAGCATTTGAGCGGCTGATCGAGTTGGCAGACACCCAAACAACAGAAAAGACtaaggggaaaaagagtacaccCCGAAAACATGTTCCACCTCATCAAGGACATGAAGTAGGGGCAGGCACTAACAAGAGAGGTTAg
- the LOC130986977 gene encoding uncharacterized protein LOC130986977, which translates to MNFTPSERVWCENHGLYPNYSCEVPSADLLVTIKYKANNSSKPRSPKEQPHPKVDKLVLGKRKTRATQRVLERPEDEEAFERLIELADTQTTQKTKGKKSTPRKHVPPHQGHEVGAGTSKRGQTKKNEECDTPSYPTYNQMEEFLVIA; encoded by the exons ATGAATTTCACCCCATCCGAGAGGGTTTGGTGTGAAAACCATGGACTGTACCCCAACTACAGTTGCGAGGTGCCGAGTGCTGATTTGCTTGTCACCATCAAATACAAAGCCAACAATTCTTCCAAACCAAGATCACCCAAGGAACAACCACATCCAAAAGTGGATAAGTTAGTGCTTGGGAAAAGGAAGACCAGAGCGACACAGCGGGTGCTTGAAAGGCCCGAAGACGAGGAAGCATTTGAGCGGCTGATCGAGTTGGCAGACACCCAAACAACACAAAAGACtaaggggaaaaagagtacaccCCGAAAACATGTTCCACCTCATCAAGGACATGAAGTAGGGGCAGGCACTAGCAAGAGAGGTCAgacaaagaaaaatgaagaatgtGACACTCCTTCATATCCCACATACAACCAAATGGAAGAG TTTCTGGTGATTGCATGA